From Candidatus Eisenbacteria bacterium, the proteins below share one genomic window:
- a CDS encoding NAD-dependent protein deacylase, which produces QRAGSTDVLEIHGSLIRARCVTDGDIVEDWRRVEEFPPRCPCGSLLRPDVVWFGETLPPGAIEMAMTWVFESDLVIVAGTSAVVAPASLLPGFARQRGVPIIEINPQETPLSPVATLHLQGRAGELLPRIIGEEGTSERSGGFAE; this is translated from the coding sequence ATCAGAGAGCCGGATCGACCGATGTCTTGGAAATTCATGGCAGTCTCATCCGCGCCCGCTGCGTCACTGATGGGGACATTGTGGAGGATTGGCGGCGTGTCGAAGAGTTTCCGCCAAGATGTCCCTGTGGCTCGTTGCTGAGGCCCGATGTCGTCTGGTTTGGAGAAACCCTGCCGCCGGGAGCGATAGAAATGGCGATGACCTGGGTTTTTGAAAGCGATCTGGTGATCGTCGCCGGGACCTCGGCCGTCGTCGCCCCCGCCTCGCTGTTGCCAGGATTTGCGCGGCAAAGGGGAGTCCCCATCATTGAAATCAATCCCCAGGAGACGCCGCTGAGCCCTGTAGCCACACTTCATCTCCAAGGTCGCGCGGGTGAACTCCTTCCGCGAATCATCGGCGAAGAGGGAACCTCCGAGAGGTCCGGGGGTTTCGCAGAATAA